One segment of Oscillospiraceae bacterium MB08-C2-2 DNA contains the following:
- the priA gene encoding primosomal protein N' → MYKIAAVAIENTAYHFDKAYSYLIPEPLPVQPGCRVRVPFGRGNRVCTGVVLAVEEAPDRGRLKPVAELIDEKPLLSAEMLGLVHYLRETTFCTYFDAVRLLIPSGVAVALHNLYRLGEPPPRQWSPAQTAALAYLAAKTAGITQETFLAAAGLAVDSPELIELLETGAVVREQLLKQKIQDEKVCMVRLTQKEDDPPSFTKKQQAVLDFLEENETASLKEICYYTGVTRVVPDKLQKLGAVEYYWRETFRNPYEAAAATEQAVLLSPSQQAAYEELSALCQKGDAVTALLYGVTGSGKTQVFLHLCEHVLAQGRTVVIMVPEISLTAQVIDSFHRRFGARVAVLHSGLSLGERMDEWKRLQQGEAQIAVGTRSAVFAPLDKIGLMVIDEEQEHTYKSDRSPRFHARDVALVRCRHHKAMLLLSSATPSVESYYKARKGDYHLVTLEGRFHQERLPDVYIVDMGDSQNLTGSPSISGVLAEELQYNLQRGEQSILLLNRRGYSTVIKCSSCGKAAECPNCSVSLTYHTANQKLLCHYCGYSQPREAACSHCGSELVRFSGVGTQRLEEEVAALCPNARILRIDVDTTMQRFSHEKLFGAFAAGEYDIMIGTQMVAKGLNFPRVTLVGVVSADQSLFSGDFRSFERSFSLLTQVVGRCGRGELPGRAFIQTFTPDNRIIELAAIQDYRSFFEEEILSRRIHLYPPFCQLAGIGFVGRELDQVMHWSRRFLEKFTQVAGADYPGLPVRVLGPAPCDTLKIAGKYRYKLVVKCAANRATRQLLSGLQEWFGKESKTVSIFIDMYYDKM, encoded by the coding sequence TTGTATAAAATCGCCGCAGTGGCCATTGAAAACACCGCCTATCACTTTGATAAGGCCTACAGCTACCTGATTCCCGAGCCCCTCCCGGTGCAGCCGGGCTGCCGGGTTCGGGTTCCTTTTGGCCGGGGCAACCGGGTCTGCACCGGGGTGGTTCTGGCGGTGGAGGAAGCCCCCGATCGGGGACGCCTCAAGCCGGTGGCGGAACTGATTGATGAAAAGCCCCTGCTTTCTGCGGAAATGCTGGGGCTGGTGCATTATCTGCGGGAAACCACTTTTTGCACCTATTTTGATGCGGTTCGCCTGTTGATTCCCTCCGGCGTTGCCGTGGCGCTTCACAACCTTTACCGGCTGGGGGAGCCGCCCCCGAGGCAGTGGAGCCCCGCCCAAACCGCCGCACTTGCTTATCTGGCGGCGAAAACCGCCGGAATTACCCAAGAAACCTTTTTGGCGGCTGCCGGGCTGGCGGTGGATTCCCCCGAGCTGATTGAGCTTCTGGAAACCGGCGCAGTGGTCAGGGAGCAGCTTCTCAAGCAGAAAATACAGGATGAAAAGGTCTGTATGGTTCGACTCACCCAAAAAGAGGATGATCCCCCTTCCTTTACCAAAAAGCAGCAGGCTGTGCTGGATTTTCTGGAAGAAAACGAAACCGCCTCCCTCAAGGAGATCTGCTACTACACCGGGGTGACCCGGGTGGTGCCGGATAAGCTCCAAAAGCTGGGGGCCGTGGAATATTACTGGCGGGAAACCTTCCGCAACCCTTATGAGGCGGCCGCCGCCACCGAGCAGGCTGTGCTGCTTTCCCCCTCCCAGCAAGCCGCCTATGAGGAGCTTAGTGCCCTTTGCCAGAAAGGGGATGCGGTTACCGCTCTTCTTTATGGTGTCACCGGCAGCGGCAAGACACAGGTTTTTCTGCATTTGTGTGAGCATGTTCTGGCACAGGGGCGCACCGTGGTGATTATGGTGCCGGAAATTTCGCTGACAGCGCAGGTGATTGATAGCTTCCACCGGCGCTTTGGCGCAAGGGTGGCGGTTCTGCACAGCGGCCTTTCTCTTGGGGAGCGCATGGATGAATGGAAGCGCCTCCAGCAGGGAGAAGCCCAGATTGCCGTGGGAACCCGTTCGGCGGTCTTTGCGCCGCTGGATAAAATCGGCCTCATGGTGATCGATGAAGAGCAGGAGCACACCTATAAATCCGACCGAAGCCCCCGCTTTCACGCAAGAGATGTGGCGCTGGTGCGCTGCCGCCACCACAAAGCCATGCTGCTGCTTTCTTCCGCTACCCCTTCGGTGGAAAGCTATTATAAAGCCCGCAAGGGGGATTATCATTTGGTAACACTGGAGGGCCGCTTCCATCAGGAGCGCCTTCCTGATGTATACATTGTAGATATGGGAGATTCCCAGAATCTCACCGGTTCCCCCTCCATCAGCGGTGTGCTGGCGGAGGAGCTGCAATACAATCTGCAAAGGGGCGAGCAGTCCATTCTGCTGCTCAACCGCCGGGGGTATTCCACGGTGATCAAATGCTCCTCCTGCGGCAAGGCGGCCGAATGCCCCAACTGCTCGGTTTCCCTCACCTACCACACGGCCAACCAAAAGCTGCTGTGCCACTACTGTGGTTATTCTCAACCTCGGGAGGCGGCTTGCTCCCATTGCGGCAGTGAGCTGGTGCGGTTTTCCGGCGTAGGAACCCAACGGCTGGAGGAAGAAGTGGCCGCCCTTTGCCCCAACGCCCGGATTCTGCGCATCGATGTGGATACCACCATGCAGCGGTTTTCCCACGAGAAGCTTTTCGGTGCTTTTGCCGCCGGGGAGTATGATATCATGATCGGCACCCAGATGGTTGCCAAGGGGCTCAACTTCCCCCGGGTGACGCTGGTGGGGGTAGTTTCTGCTGATCAATCCCTTTTTTCCGGGGATTTCCGCAGCTTTGAGCGCTCCTTCAGCCTGCTTACCCAAGTGGTGGGCCGCTGCGGCCGGGGAGAGCTGCCCGGCCGGGCCTTTATCCAGACTTTTACCCCGGATAACCGCATCATCGAGCTGGCCGCCATACAGGATTACCGCAGCTTTTTTGAGGAGGAAATCCTCAGCCGACGAATTCACCTTTACCCGCCATTCTGCCAACTGGCAGGCATCGGCTTTGTGGGCCGGGAGCTGGACCAGGTAATGCATTGGTCCCGCCGCTTTTTGGAGAAGTTCACGCAGGTTGCCGGTGCGGATTACCCGGGCCTTCCGGTGCGGGTGCTGGGCCCCGCCCCCTGTGATACCTTGAAGATAGCGGGCAAATACCGCTATAAGCTGGTGGTGAAATGCGCCGCCAACCGTGCTACAAGACAGCTTTTGAGCGGATTGCAGGAATGGTTCGGAAAAGAGAGCAAAACAGTGAGCATATTCATAGATATGTATTACGATAAAATGTAA
- the fmt gene encoding methionyl-tRNA formyltransferase: MGLRIVFMGTPDFAATCLARLLEEGREVVGVFSQPDRPKGRGHKLAPPPVKELALAHEIPVYQPTALRDGKALELLKELAPDVIAVVAYGRILPGDILELPPLGCVNVHASLLPRWRGAAPIQWSILAGDEKTGVATMAMDAGMDTGDILLTEETPIDPEETAGELFERLAPIGAALLSQTLDKLEAGNCPRFPQPQEGITYASMLQKEMGELDFSKPARELHNQIRGLNPSPGAFVRSGDKVLKVLRSAVLPQQSGKPGTLLDKRRLVIACGEGALELLTVCPPGKPPMDGSAFLNGSGLTFFLEKRK, from the coding sequence ATGGGTCTGCGAATTGTTTTTATGGGAACACCGGATTTTGCCGCCACCTGTCTGGCACGTCTGCTGGAGGAGGGCCGGGAGGTTGTTGGGGTTTTTTCCCAGCCGGACCGGCCCAAGGGGCGGGGGCATAAGCTGGCACCTCCCCCGGTCAAGGAGCTGGCCCTTGCGCATGAAATCCCGGTTTACCAGCCCACCGCCCTGCGGGATGGCAAAGCCTTGGAGCTATTAAAGGAGCTCGCCCCCGATGTCATTGCAGTGGTGGCCTATGGGCGGATTCTGCCGGGGGATATATTGGAGCTTCCACCCTTGGGCTGTGTCAATGTTCACGCTTCTCTGCTGCCCCGGTGGCGGGGGGCCGCTCCCATTCAGTGGAGCATACTGGCAGGGGATGAAAAAACCGGTGTGGCCACCATGGCCATGGATGCGGGGATGGATACAGGGGATATCCTCCTGACCGAAGAAACCCCCATTGACCCTGAGGAAACCGCCGGTGAGCTGTTTGAGCGCCTTGCTCCCATAGGAGCCGCTCTGCTTAGCCAAACGCTGGACAAGCTGGAGGCCGGGAACTGCCCTCGCTTTCCACAGCCTCAGGAAGGCATCACCTATGCCTCCATGCTGCAAAAGGAAATGGGGGAGCTGGATTTTTCAAAGCCCGCCCGTGAGCTGCACAATCAGATCAGAGGGCTGAACCCTTCTCCCGGCGCTTTTGTACGCTCCGGCGATAAGGTGCTCAAGGTGCTGCGTTCGGCTGTTTTGCCCCAGCAAAGCGGCAAGCCCGGAACTTTGCTGGATAAGCGCCGCTTGGTAATTGCCTGCGGGGAGGGAGCCTTGGAGCTTCTCACGGTTTGCCCGCCCGGCAAGCCACCCATGGATGGCTCCGCCTTTCTCAATGGCAGCGGCCTTACTTTCTTTTTGGAAAAAAGAAAGTAA
- a CDS encoding histidine phosphatase family protein, with the protein MVYLVRQGQTDWNRLKKFNGTTETQLNETGVTQAQQQAKALEAVSFDVCFCSPQQRTRQTCEIIYKGNIVFDQRLSEIDCGEFEGTEETPESMKLFWQAVMTGDKGTESFKSFMDRNCDVCDFIAQEYSGQNILIVTHAANARVINYYFSGKPKDYDFSKAVAQDGEIITFDLLDESK; encoded by the coding sequence ATGGTATATCTTGTGCGTCAAGGCCAAACGGATTGGAACCGGTTAAAAAAGTTTAACGGCACCACAGAAACCCAGTTGAATGAAACGGGAGTGACCCAGGCGCAGCAGCAGGCCAAAGCGTTGGAAGCCGTTTCTTTTGATGTGTGCTTTTGCAGCCCCCAGCAAAGAACCCGCCAGACTTGTGAAATTATTTATAAGGGCAATATCGTTTTTGATCAAAGGCTTTCTGAAATAGATTGCGGTGAATTTGAGGGTACAGAAGAAACGCCCGAATCGATGAAGCTGTTTTGGCAAGCTGTTATGACCGGCGATAAGGGCACAGAAAGCTTTAAGTCTTTTATGGATCGCAACTGTGATGTCTGCGACTTTATTGCGCAGGAATACAGTGGGCAAAACATTTTGATTGTTACCCACGCCGCCAACGCACGGGTAATAAACTATTATTTCAGCGGCAAGCCCAAGGATTATGATTTTAGCAAAGCGGTTGCCCAAGATGGCGAAATTATAACATTTGATCTTCTTGATGAAAGCAAATAA
- a CDS encoding S8 family serine peptidase, whose protein sequence is MKKVFSKFVIFGCVAGLLLSGCGAAQEDDWEREHFEAYEQPQTLQVDISRLQSGKKLLARQVPAGPWKREPLEDVTQAFKYGQLDFRHRDVSGFDLTGIPAEQIEKISFDSATVWPKELPPGFDPKSIIERGKDPGLGIRTLHQQGWTGKGINIAIVDQALYQEHTEYKDRLRFYEEYLCSDPVTQMHGAAVSSIAVGKTTGVASKADLYYIASTAWSDDYDLTPIAGAIYRFIEINKQLPQDDKIRVLSISNGYIEDTKGAKEMEQAIADAKKEGIFVICMNTDMHGFDILGCGGEMTSDPNDPQSRMPAFEYRDYYWQHPDEFQRVDRLIVPQDNRTYASWTQNSEKSYEFSANGGVSWTAPWLAGFYALCLEAKPEMTIDEFVAVCLQTGETISIPHEGQAYTFGKILNPQKVVDALTA, encoded by the coding sequence GTGAAAAAAGTATTTTCTAAATTTGTGATATTCGGGTGTGTGGCCGGTCTGCTCCTAAGCGGCTGCGGTGCTGCACAGGAGGATGATTGGGAAAGAGAGCACTTTGAGGCCTATGAGCAGCCCCAGACCCTTCAAGTGGATATCAGCCGTTTGCAAAGCGGCAAAAAGCTCCTTGCCCGTCAGGTTCCGGCTGGGCCTTGGAAGCGGGAGCCCTTGGAGGATGTTACGCAGGCTTTTAAATATGGTCAGCTGGATTTTCGGCACCGGGATGTATCTGGCTTTGATCTAACGGGTATTCCCGCTGAGCAGATAGAGAAGATTTCCTTTGATAGTGCCACCGTATGGCCCAAGGAGCTGCCGCCGGGCTTTGACCCGAAAAGCATAATTGAGCGGGGGAAAGACCCCGGCCTTGGCATTCGTACTCTGCATCAGCAGGGCTGGACCGGCAAGGGGATTAACATTGCTATTGTTGATCAGGCACTGTATCAGGAGCACACTGAGTATAAAGATCGGCTTCGGTTCTATGAAGAATATCTATGCTCCGATCCCGTTACCCAGATGCACGGCGCGGCTGTTTCCAGCATAGCGGTAGGAAAAACCACCGGTGTTGCCTCAAAGGCTGATCTTTATTACATTGCTTCCACCGCATGGTCAGATGACTATGATCTCACCCCCATTGCCGGAGCGATTTATCGGTTTATTGAGATCAATAAACAGCTGCCTCAGGATGATAAAATCCGTGTGTTATCCATTTCCAACGGATATATAGAGGATACAAAGGGCGCAAAGGAAATGGAGCAAGCCATTGCAGATGCAAAAAAGGAAGGCATCTTTGTGATCTGCATGAATACAGATATGCACGGCTTTGATATTTTGGGCTGCGGCGGGGAAATGACCTCTGATCCCAATGACCCTCAGTCACGCATGCCCGCTTTTGAATACCGGGACTATTATTGGCAGCATCCCGACGAATTCCAGCGGGTAGACAGGCTGATTGTGCCGCAGGATAACCGAACCTATGCCTCATGGACTCAAAACTCCGAGAAGTCTTATGAGTTTTCCGCCAACGGTGGGGTTAGCTGGACTGCCCCTTGGCTTGCCGGTTTTTATGCCCTCTGCTTAGAGGCAAAACCGGAGATGACCATAGATGAATTTGTTGCAGTGTGCCTTCAAACCGGCGAGACCATATCCATTCCCCACGAGGGGCAGGCGTATACTTTCGGCAAAATCCTCAATCCTCAAAAAGTTGTGGATGCCTTGACTGCGTGA
- a CDS encoding VOC family protein, whose translation MDTELKIKMYSFTLDCKEPLELAKFYAALLEWAIVFHNEDFAIAGAPGAQQGGYPGITFQRNDEYEPPVWPAEPKAQQQMAHMDFAVNDLEKAVQHAVVCGATVAEQQFSEGWTVLFDPAGHPFCLCSMEPLFESPGFALL comes from the coding sequence ATGGATACTGAACTGAAAATCAAAATGTACTCTTTTACACTGGATTGCAAGGAGCCCCTTGAGTTGGCGAAATTCTATGCCGCTCTGCTTGAGTGGGCAATTGTGTTTCACAATGAGGATTTCGCCATTGCGGGTGCCCCCGGGGCACAGCAGGGAGGGTATCCCGGGATCACGTTTCAGCGCAACGACGAATATGAGCCGCCTGTATGGCCGGCAGAGCCGAAAGCCCAACAGCAGATGGCCCATATGGATTTCGCTGTGAATGATTTGGAAAAAGCGGTTCAGCATGCGGTTGTCTGCGGGGCCACTGTGGCAGAGCAGCAGTTTTCTGAAGGATGGACAGTGCTGTTTGATCCCGCTGGGCATCCCTTTTGCCTGTGCTCCATGGAGCCGCTTTTTGAAAGCCCCGGTTTTGCACTGTTATAA
- a CDS encoding zinc metallopeptidase codes for MFYYDYYFFVLIIPAMVFAMWAQGAMRSAYARYSGEPNRNGMTGAQIARRILDANGLHDVRVNAVQGQLSDHYNPSTRVVNLSQGVYGATTVAAAGIAAHECGHAIQHAKGYFPLKLRSAAVPVTNIGSTLAIPILLVGFFFDLPGLVNLGLVGYSLVAIFQLITLPVEFNASRRAMAVIASEGLLEPSQQPGAQKVLTAAALTYVAALVSALAQLLRLVLIARGRSGRNNRR; via the coding sequence TTGTTTTATTACGACTACTACTTTTTTGTGCTGATTATCCCCGCCATGGTTTTTGCCATGTGGGCCCAGGGGGCTATGCGCAGTGCCTATGCCCGATACAGCGGTGAACCCAACCGCAACGGCATGACCGGTGCACAGATTGCCCGGCGCATTCTGGATGCAAACGGCCTCCATGATGTGCGGGTCAATGCTGTGCAGGGTCAGCTTTCCGATCACTATAACCCATCCACCCGGGTGGTCAACCTTTCCCAAGGGGTATACGGGGCCACAACGGTGGCAGCCGCCGGGATAGCGGCCCATGAATGCGGGCATGCCATTCAGCACGCTAAGGGATATTTTCCCCTTAAGCTGCGCAGTGCGGCGGTTCCAGTGACCAATATAGGCTCCACTTTGGCAATACCCATTTTGCTGGTCGGGTTCTTTTTTGATTTACCCGGGCTGGTTAACCTTGGCTTGGTGGGGTATTCCCTTGTAGCCATCTTTCAGCTCATTACCCTGCCTGTGGAGTTTAACGCCAGCCGCCGGGCTATGGCTGTTATTGCATCGGAAGGGCTTTTGGAGCCTTCCCAACAGCCGGGAGCCCAAAAGGTTCTCACGGCGGCGGCCCTCACCTATGTTGCGGCGCTGGTTTCCGCTCTGGCGCAGCTTTTGCGGCTGGTGCTCATTGCCCGTGGCCGCAGCGGGCGGAACAATCGGCGATAA